The genomic region GGGGGCTGTCCTTCTCCGGCGGCTACGGCATGACCGAAACCGCGCCGGGGGCCACCAGCCTGCAGCCGGACCGGAGCCGGGACAAGATGGGCTCGGTGGGTCTGCCGCATTTCTTCACCGAGGTGCGCATTGTTGATCCGCTAGGGGACGTCCAGGGATCCCACGCGGTGGGGGAAATCGAGGTAAAAGGCCCCAACGTCATCCGCGAATACTGGAACCGGCCGGACGCCACCGAAAACAGCTTTGCCGACGACGAGTGGTTCCGATCCGGGGACATGGGCTACGCCGACGACGAAGGCTTTGTATACATCTCGGACAGGCTCAAGGACATGATCATTTCCGGAGGCGAGAACATCTACCCGGCCGAGGTCGAGCAGATCGTCATCGAGTTGGAGGCTGTCGGAAGCGTGGCCCTCATCGGCGTGCCGGACGAGAAATGGGGCGAAGTGCCCAAGGCCATCATCACCGTCCGGAAGGGACACACCGTGACAGAGGAAGAAGTCCGTGCCCATCTGGAGGGCCGCCTGGCGCGGTACAAGATTCCCAAGTCCGTGGTGATTGTGGACGAGCTGCCGCGGACTGCCAGCGGCAAGATCCGCAAGGCCGAGCTGCGCCAGATGTACGCGGAAAGCCAGGCCCCCCGCCGTACGCCCGTCGTGGTCAGGAACCATCCTCGAGGGAATCGATGAGCTCCAGGCCGCGGCGGCCCCACGCTATTTCTGTCTCGGCACGGGCGATCAGGCCCTCATAAGTGAAGATCTTGTACTCGGTGGTGCGCCGGTGTTCCGCCGCCGGAGTCACGGCAAGCCGGCGGCCCAGCATGACGCTGGTGCCGCTGCGCAGTTCCTGGACCATGCCTTCCCACTGGTTACGCCGCAGCATGTGGTAGGCAATGTGGGCTTCCATCTGTGCCCTCGCCGAGTCCGGCTCCGCCCATTCCAGGTAGGCGGCCTTCAGGTGAACCGGATCGCGCTCCCGGGAGTATTCCAACGGGGTGTTCATCCATTCCCGGAACGCTGCAATGCCGGCCTCCGTTATCCGGTACTGCGTCTTCTTGCTGTTCGGACCCCAGGGCACCTCTTCCCCGATTAAAAGCCCGTCTTTTTCCATTCGACGCAGCTCGGGGTAGATCTGCGAATCGGGGGCATGCCACACATAGGCAACGGAGGACTCGAACCGCTTGGACAGGTCATAGCCCGTCATGGGTTCGACCGTCAGCAATGCCAGCAGTGCGTAGCGAAGACTCACAGAACGACCTCTTTTCCTCCGGCTCTTGCCAATAACTATATCCATAGATAATCTGTGACCCACCGCACTAACTACGTAGATAGTTATTGGAGTGGGACAGACCACCGTTCCCCCTGCGCCCGATCGGTGGCGTCATTGTCGACGCCGCTGTTACATGGAAGGAAAACCATGACTGCTGTCAGTACCCAGAGCTCTACCACCAACAAGGTCCTCGGCTACCCCCTAAACGTCTGGTACGTCGCTGCTTGGGACAAGGAAGTAACGCGTAAGCCGATGTCCCGCAAAATCGCCGGCCGACAGCTTGCGCTTTACCGCACCGAGGACGGCAAGGCTGTGGCGCTGGCCGACGCCTGCTGGCACCGGCTGGCCCCTCTCTCCATGGGCAAAACACTCGAAAAGGACCAGATCCAGTGCCCGTACCACGGCATCGTCTACAACTCCGCGGGACGTTGCGTATCGATGCCGGCGCAGGAGACCATCAACCCCAGCGCCACGGTGCCGTCCTTCCCGGTAGTGGAACGCCACCGCTACGTCTGGGTCTGGCTCGGCGACCCGACCAAAGCCGACCCTCAGCTGGTTCCGGACATGCACCAGCTGGACTCCAACGAGTGGGCAGGCGACGGTGAGACCATCTACGCCCCCTGCAATTATCAGCTGGTCCTGGATAACCTCATGGACCTCACCCACGAGGAGTTTATCCACGCCTCCTCGATTGGACAGGATGAACTCAGCGAATCCGACTTCGTGGTCACCCATGACGACGACACCGTCACGGTTGCGCGCTGGATGTTCAACATCGACGCCCCCCCGTTCTGGCGCAAGAACATGCGCGACAAGTTCCCCGGCTTCGAGGGCAAGGTGGACCGCTGGCAGATCATCACCTTCCGCTCGCCATCCGTCATCAACATCGACGTGGGAGTGGCCAAGGCGGGCACCGGTGCCTTCGAAGGTGACCGCAGCCAGGGCGTCAACGGATTTGTGATGAACGCGATCACGCCCGAAAATGACAAGTCCTGCCACTATTTCTGGGCGTTCATGCGCAACTACCGCCTGGACAGCCAGCTCATCACCACCCAGTTGCGCGAGGGCGTGCACGGCGTCTTCGGGGAGGACGAGGCCATGCTCACAGCGCAGCAGGCCGCCATCGACGCCAACCCGGACTACGAGTTCTACAGCCTGAACATCGACGCCGGCGGCATGTGGGTGCGGCGCCTCATCGAACGCCAACTCGAATCCGAAGGCCGCCTGGTTCCCGTCGCCTAGCGCGGGAACAGGCAGCAACGAGAACAGGTCTGAAATAGCCATGGCAGCAACAAACATTGAAGTCTGGCAGCTGGGAACAGTTGTCGAAATCCGGAACGTCGCCACCGATATCCAGCGCATCGTGATTGAACCGTCCCTGCCCCGGAAGGCGGAACCGGGCTCACATATCGATGTCAGGGTCTGCATTGACGGCCACGAGGGCAAGCGCTCCTACTCCGTGGTCGAGGCCAGCGAGGACGGCGCCCGTCTGGTGATCAGCGTGCTGAAGGCGCCGCTGTCCCGCGGCGGCTCGGCCTTCATGCACGCTCTCCAGGCCGGGGACCTGCTGGACATTACCCAGCCGCTGCAGAACTTTCCGCTCCGGGTGGGGGCGGAACGATACATCCTGCTGGCCGGGGGCATTGGCATCACCGCCATGATCAACATGGCCAAGGTACTGAAAAACTTACGAGCCAATTACAGCTTCGTCTACGCCGGGCGTAACCGCGCGGCAATGGCCTACCTGGAGGAGCTTCAGGAGGTCCATGGCGAGAACCTCGTGGTCCATGTGGATGATGAGGGAACGTCCCTGGATGTGAACCGGCTGGTCGCCAGCGCAACGGAGGACACCGAACTATACATGTGCGGTCCCATTCGGCTCATGGACGCCGTGCGCCGCACCTGGACCGAGCGGGAGCTCAGCTACCCCAACCTGCGTTACGAAACGTTCGGCAACAGCGGCTGGTATGACGCCGAGGAATTCATCGTCAAGGTCCCAAGTCTGGGATTGGAGGTTCCAGTAAACCAGGGCCGCTCCATGCTCGAAGCCCTCGAGGATGCTGGAGCTGACCTGATGTTCGACTGCCGCAAGGGCGAATGCGGGCTCTGCGAGGTCAAAATACTCAGGCTTGAGGGGGCCATCGACCATCGTGATGTCTTCTACAGTGCCAGGCAGAAAAACGCCGCCGAGAAGATGGCCTGCTGCGTCTCCCGGGCCGTCACCTCAGGGACCGGCCTGATGGCCGAGGCGTCTGCCTCCGGACCGGCAGTGGTGACCATCGAGGTCTCCTGACCGCAACAGTGGTGACACATTGACAAGAAACGACGACGGCGGCGGCCAGTGCCGCCGTCGTCAACTTTGCCTGAGGCAAAGTCAACCGTTGAGTACTCCCATCGTTTCCTCTCCGGCCCGCGCTAAAGGCGGCGGCTCCGGCGGTCCCGCGTGCCCGGAATCAGCCAGATTGACAGTCTCAATTTGAGACAAATCATCCCGGACCGGACCCGTAGTGTATGTGAGACGCCTCACAGTGGGCCCAGTGGAGCAACGCTGCTCCGAGAGCGAAAGGTTGTTTGTCAGGCTATGACACAGACCACGGAAACCATCGAATCCCGGGTGATGGAAAAAGTCCGCATTCCAATGCGCGACGGAATCGCCCTCGTCGCTACGGCCTACCGCTCCGTGTCTGCAGAGCCCCAGCCGGTGGTTCTCGTCCGTACCCCGTATGCGGAGCCGATGGCGCGAACGTTGCCCGTGGCGCCGGCGCTTGCCGCCGGCTTCGCCGTCGTCGTCCAGAGCTGCCGCGGGACTGCGGAGTCCGAAGGTGTGCTCCAGGCCTTTGAAAACGAGACCAACGATGGCCTGGACACTATTGCCTGGCTCATCGACCAGCCCTGGACCAACGGTCAGGTGTGCATGTTCGGGGCCTCGTACCTTGGGATGGCGCAGCTTGCTGTCAGCGGGAAGAACCCCGCAGGACTGGCCGCCATCGTCCCGATCGTCGCGACGAACAACTACCGGGACGGACTGGTCTACAAGCAGGGGGCCATGCAGCTCGGGCAGGGCCTGGGCTGGCACATGCTCAAGACGGCCCAGACTCTGGGGGATCGCGCACAGCGCGGGGAGGACATTGCGGCGCAGATGGGCGCGTTCCTGAGCATGTCACGCGACATGGAGGCGACCTTCCGCACCTTGCCGCTGACTGACCTCACAGCGGTCAGCGACGTCCTGCCCAGTTGGACGACATGGCTGGAAAAGGAAGCAGACAGCGGTTACTGGGAGGGGATCAATTACACCAGGGACCGCACGTGCACGGCCGTTCCGGCGCTGCACGTCGGCGGCTGGTTCGATCTGTTCCTTGCGGGCACCCTGGACAACTACACCGCGATTGCCCGGGGAGCCGAGTCCGAGGAAGCCCGGGCCAATCAGCATCTAGTGATCGGGCCCTGGACGCACGCGGACCAGTCCGGGGCGGCCGGCGAGCTGCACTTTGCGACAGGCGCAGCACAGGCCATTCGCTTGGAAGAGCAGCAGATGCGCTTCCTT from Arthrobacter globiformis harbors:
- a CDS encoding PadR family transcriptional regulator translates to MSLRYALLALLTVEPMTGYDLSKRFESSVAYVWHAPDSQIYPELRRMEKDGLLIGEEVPWGPNSKKTQYRITEAGIAAFREWMNTPLEYSRERDPVHLKAAYLEWAEPDSARAQMEAHIAYHMLRRNQWEGMVQELRSGTSVMLGRRLAVTPAAEHRRTTEYKIFTYEGLIARAETEIAWGRRGLELIDSLEDGS
- a CDS encoding CocE/NonD family hydrolase, whose amino-acid sequence is MTQTTETIESRVMEKVRIPMRDGIALVATAYRSVSAEPQPVVLVRTPYAEPMARTLPVAPALAAGFAVVVQSCRGTAESEGVLQAFENETNDGLDTIAWLIDQPWTNGQVCMFGASYLGMAQLAVSGKNPAGLAAIVPIVATNNYRDGLVYKQGAMQLGQGLGWHMLKTAQTLGDRAQRGEDIAAQMGAFLSMSRDMEATFRTLPLTDLTAVSDVLPSWTTWLEKEADSGYWEGINYTRDRTCTAVPALHVGGWFDLFLAGTLDNYTAIARGAESEEARANQHLVIGPWTHADQSGAAGELHFATGAAQAIRLEEQQMRFLRESVDGAPSSIPPVQIFVMGADRWRSEQEWPLARTDWQKWYLQPDGSLGAAVPADNADPLRYVHDPHDPVPTVGGGTLINGGPGGGAGYMPGSRDQRVLDGRSDVLRFSSPVLDCDMEVTGPLSVTLFAATSAEDADFTAKLVNVFPDGRAMGVADGIVRARYRHGMDAPATVEPGEVYEYAIDLVATSQVFKKGHRIRVDIASSNFPCFDRNSGTGKLAGQVTQDDLSPATQSIFCTSVHSSHVLLPVIPSKEK
- a CDS encoding PDR/VanB family oxidoreductase; translated protein: MAATNIEVWQLGTVVEIRNVATDIQRIVIEPSLPRKAEPGSHIDVRVCIDGHEGKRSYSVVEASEDGARLVISVLKAPLSRGGSAFMHALQAGDLLDITQPLQNFPLRVGAERYILLAGGIGITAMINMAKVLKNLRANYSFVYAGRNRAAMAYLEELQEVHGENLVVHVDDEGTSLDVNRLVASATEDTELYMCGPIRLMDAVRRTWTERELSYPNLRYETFGNSGWYDAEEFIVKVPSLGLEVPVNQGRSMLEALEDAGADLMFDCRKGECGLCEVKILRLEGAIDHRDVFYSARQKNAAEKMACCVSRAVTSGTGLMAEASASGPAVVTIEVS
- a CDS encoding aromatic ring-hydroxylating dioxygenase subunit alpha, giving the protein MTAVSTQSSTTNKVLGYPLNVWYVAAWDKEVTRKPMSRKIAGRQLALYRTEDGKAVALADACWHRLAPLSMGKTLEKDQIQCPYHGIVYNSAGRCVSMPAQETINPSATVPSFPVVERHRYVWVWLGDPTKADPQLVPDMHQLDSNEWAGDGETIYAPCNYQLVLDNLMDLTHEEFIHASSIGQDELSESDFVVTHDDDTVTVARWMFNIDAPPFWRKNMRDKFPGFEGKVDRWQIITFRSPSVINIDVGVAKAGTGAFEGDRSQGVNGFVMNAITPENDKSCHYFWAFMRNYRLDSQLITTQLREGVHGVFGEDEAMLTAQQAAIDANPDYEFYSLNIDAGGMWVRRLIERQLESEGRLVPVA